The Penicillium digitatum chromosome 6, complete sequence genome has a window encoding:
- a CDS encoding Molybdopterin biosynthesis MoaE gives MSSSEPTTLPAHLDPKTYPRTHHDASLNIHLTLTYDTLDANTCLSQTSSPAAGANILFLGTTRDTFEGRSVSQLSYTAYPPLALKTLTGIAEAAVKTHRLEGVSIAHRLGTVPIGEASIAIAVSAGHRGAAWRGGEEVLEACKEKVEIWKREEFVDGGMEWRANTDRDAEGRVMGSGGILGWLMLSKQNFGHPLCLIVSTEFWPVYAQGNEHKHGKQNAFGTRFRQE, from the exons ATGAGCTCCTCAGAACCAACCACCCTACCGGCCCATCTCGACCCAAAAACCTACCCACGCACCCACCACGACGCATCACTAAACATCCACCTAACATTAACCTACGACACCCTCGATGCAAACACCTGTCTATCCCAAACCTCCTCCCCAGCCGCAGGCGCCAatatcctcttcctcggcacCACGCGCGATACCTTCGAAGGCCGCTCCGTCTCGCAGCTCAGCTACACAGCCTACCCACCTCTAGCACTGAAGACGCTAACGGGGATCGCAGAGGCTGCCGTGAAAACGCATAGGCTCGAAGGAGTGAGTATTGCGCACAGACTGGGAACTGTGCCGATTGGAGAGGCTTCTATTGCGATTGCTGTTAGTGCGGGGCATCGGGGCGCGGCGTGGAGGGGTGGCGAGGAGGTACTTGAAGCTTGTAAGGAGAAGGTGGAGATTTGGAAGAGGGAGGAGTTTGTTGATGGAGGGATGGAGTGGAGGGCTAATACGGATCGGGACGCTGAGGGGAGGGTGATGGGGTCTGGGGGTAT CTTGGGCTGGTTG ATGCTGTCCAAACAAAACTTTGGTCACCCTCTTTGTTTGATTGTCTCGACCGAGTTTTGGCCTGTATACGCCCAGGGTAACGAGCACAAGCACGGAAAACAAAACGCATTTGGAACACGGTTCCGGCAAGAGTAG
- a CDS encoding Mitochondrial metallochaperone Sco1, putative, with the protein MPSPMRLASGLLTRTTRKIAIESTPTQRILPLLRTTTASQCRAYTQAQRPRCDQRMRTMVSLPNSFSTSAFRAGPKTMGQMRQRNSTGPFSWKAALLFVLTGAGMMLYFRVEKARLERKRMTEMSKGVGKPKVGGPFVLKDLDGNEFTAEDLKGKYSFVYFGFTHCPDICPDELDKMAEIIEKVKAATGDEKLFMPVFITCDPVRDTPEVLREYLKEFHTGIVGLTGTYEQIKHVCKQYRVYFSTPKDVKPGEDYLVDHSIYFYLMDPDNDFVECIGRQDTPESASKVILEHINDWKREGRPLKTE; encoded by the exons ATGCCTTCTCCCATGAGATTGGCAAGTGGGCTCTTAACCCGGACCACCCGTAAAATTGCCATTGAATCCACCCCAACACAACGCATTCTCCCTCTCCTCCGAACCACCACCGCATCACAATGCCGAGCCTACACCCAAGCACAGCGTCCACGATGTGACCAGAGGATGCGCACCATGGTCTCCCTGCCGAACAGTTTCTCAACTTCCGCCTTCCGAGCAGGCCCCAAGACAATGGGCCAGATGCGCCAGCGCAACTCGACCGGCCCATTCTCGTGGAAGGCCGCACTGCTCTTCGTGTTGACCGGTGCCGGTATGATGCTTTACTTCCGAGTTGAGAAGGCTCGTCTCGAGCGCAAGCGCATGACGGAGATGAGCAAGGGTGTTGGCAAGCCGAAGGTTGGCGGTCCATTCGTGCTGAAGGATCTTGATGGGAACGAGTTTACGGCGGAGGACCTGAAGGGCAAATACAGCTTC GTCTACTTCGGCTTCACTCACTGCCCCGATATCTGCCCCGACGAGCTTGACAAGATGGCCGAGATCATTGAGAAGGTCAAGGCCGCTACTGGTGACGAGAAGCTCTTTATGCCTGTCTTCATTACTTGCGATCCCGTCCGTGATACGCCCGAGGTGCTGCGCGAGTACCTGAAGGAGTTCCACACCGGTATCGTCGGCTTGACTGGCACATACGAGCAGATCAAGCACGTGTGCAAGCAGTACCGTGTGTACTTCAGTACTCCCAAGGATGTGAAGCCCGGCGAGGATTATCTCGTGGATCACAGTATCTACTTCTACCTTATGG ACCCCGACAATGACTTTGTGGAATGTATCGGCCGCCAGGATACCCCCGAATCTGCATCCAAGGTGATCCTGGAGCACATCAATGACTGGAAGAGGGAGGGAAGACCGTTGAAGACCGAGTAA
- a CDS encoding Phospholipase C PLC-C, which yields MKTTALISLLGLSSSAIGAAVSNSNSGNAPFGYKSGSPESVANLKDKIENVVWILLENRGFDNILGGIKRKGLDNVVNNGPFYNLEDIANPKSKKWSSQSKDYDSVLNDPDHSLTGTNFELYGTYNPDNEAIANGSLTPNLSGFVNRQILQHPKISAQRATDEVMGYYSESQIPTIVDMVDEFTTFNNWHSCVPGPTNPNRLCAVSGVTDGHGKNDEDFDISAIPTNSIFEVASKKGISWLNYDGTNGAFLPDSLFFNWTAQNAKSNVVPLENFYQDAYLGLLPQLSYINPSCCGLNSNSMHPSGNVSFGEVFLKQIYDAVRTGPQWEKTLFLVTFDETGGFFDHVAPALAVRTDNKTYTETAHDGSSYTFSFDRLGGRIPTWLLSPYAPKGYIEGYGTNPATGQSSPYSATSVLKTLGYLWDLEDLSPRVEHSPAFDHLIGPTKRSTPPTLKNPHTFPDAI from the exons ATGAAGACTACCGCTCTCATTTCCTTGCTTGGTCTGTCCAGCAGCGCCATCGGTGCGGCCGtgagcaacagcaacagcggAAACGCACCCTTCGGCTACAAGTCTGGCTCACCGGAATCTGTTGCCAACCTGAAGGACAAGATCGAGAATGTTGTCTGGATTCTCTTGGAAAATCGCGGATTCGACAACATTTTGGGTGGTATTAAGAGGAAGGGCTTGGACAATGTCGTAAACAATGGTCCTTTCTATAATCTGGAGGATATTGCCAACCCCAAGAGTAAGAAGTGGTCCAGCCAGTCCAAGGACTACGACTCGGTTCTCAATGACCCCGACCACTCGCTCACTGGCACCAACTTCGAGCTCTATGGAACTTACAACCCTGACAATGAAGCCATTGCCAATGGTTCCTTAACTCCCAACCTGTCGGGCTTTGTCAACCGCCAAATTCTTCAGCACCCCAAGATCTCCGCTCAGCGCGCAACCGACGAAGTCATGGGATACTACTCCGAGAGTCAAATCCCCACTATCGTTGATATGGTTGATGAATTTACTACCTTCAACAACTGGCACTCCTGTGTCCCTGGT CCCACCAACCCCAACCGTCTCTGCGCGGTCTCCGGTGTCACTGATGGCCACGGCAAGAATGACGAAGACTTTGATATCTCCGCCATCCCGACTAACAGCATCTTTGAGGTCGCCTCCAAGAAGGGTATCTCGTGGCTCAACTACGACGGCACCAACGGCGCCTTCCTTCCCGATTCCCTGTTCTTCAACTGGACTGCCCAAAACGCCAAGAGCAACGTTGTCCCGCTCGAGAACTTCTACCAAGACGCCTACCTGGGCCTCCTCCCCCAGCTGTCTTACATCAACCCATCCTGCTGCGGCCTGAACTCCAACTCCATGCACCCCTCCGGCAACGTCTCCTTCGGTGAGGTTTTCCTGAAGCAGATCTACGATGCCGTCCGCACCGGCCCTCAATGGGAAAAGACCCTTTTCCTTGTCACCTTCGACGAGACAGGTGGATTCTTCGACCACGTCGCACCCGCTCTCGCCGTCCGCACCGACAACAAGACCTACACCGAGACCGCTCATGATGGCAGCTCGTACACTTTCAGCTTTGATCGTCTCGGTGGTCGTATCCCTACCTGGTTGCTGTCCCCCTATGCCCCCAAGGGTTACATTGAGGGCTACGGTACCAACCCCGCCACCGGCCAGTCTTCCCCGTACAGTGCTACCTCCGTGCTGAAGACCCTCGGTTACTTGTGGGATCTGGAGGACCTGAGTCCTCGTGTCGAGCACTCACCTGCCTTTGACCATCTCATTGGCCCGACTAAGCGCTCTACTCCTCCGACTCTCAAGAACCCTCACACTTTCCCTGATGCTATCTGA
- a CDS encoding FAD binding monooxygenase, putative, with the protein MLSVPQDDHERMLEKRLNDVGIRVERGTKLQGFVDHGLSITATLFRESDKSSTTHEASYIAGCDGAHSAVRQGISAIFEGETYKPLFYIADVEVPYNKAGHVRLVGITMPHNDDDDKRESSEHENLITFDDVLPQIMHVMDIKITKVNWFSTYRSHHRVADKFRSNRAFLVGDAAHIHSPVGGQGMNTGIMDSINLAWKLATVLKQTNMTEEAKQQLLDSFESERRSFAMTIVKSTDAGFKTLTSKGFFPHILRNWLIPYLVPLLLKFDFARARIFRGASQLVCNYRGSTLCQSGKGSVQPGDRLPWVEINDVDNFSTLRDVSWQLHIYGDSVTEFEKWAREMKVKVFTFHWHDQYGKVGLVKNAVYLLRPDQYIAGIFEGSSVNGLVEYFTTRGFNLGCDYGGDF; encoded by the exons ATGCTAAGTGTGCCGCAAGACGATCACGAAAGAATGCTCGAAAAGCGATTGAATGACGTCGGCATTCGTGTTGAACGAGGGACAAAGTTGCAAGGGTTTGTGGACCACGGGTTAAGCATCACTGCTACTCTATTCCGCGAGAGTGATAAGAGCTCAACCACACATGAGGCTTCATACATAGCCGGGTGTGATGGAGCACACTCGGCTGTTCGCCAAGGGATTAGTGCCATATTCGAGGGCGAAACATACAAACCGCTGTTCTACATCGCCGACGTCGAAG TCCCCTACAACAAAGCAGGTCATGTCCGTTTGGTTGGCATCACAATGCCGCATAATGACGACGATGACAAACGTGAATCATCAGAACATGAGAACCTGATCACTTTCGATGACGTTCTACCGCAAATCATGCACGTGATGGATATCAAAATCACAAAAGTCAACTGGTTCTCCACCTACCGCAGTCACCACCGTGTGGCCGACAAATTCCGCAGCAATCGGGCGTTCCTTGTTGGAGATGCAGCTCATATCCACAGCCCGGTTGGCGGGCAGGGTATGAACACTGGTATCATGGACTCGATCAACTTGGCGTGGAAGCTAGCAACGGTCCTCAAACAGACAAACATGACCGAAGAAGCAAAACAACAACTGTTGGATTCTTTTGAGTCCGAACGCCGCTCATTTGCCATGACGATAGTCAAGTCGACCGATGCGGGCTTTAAGACCTTGACATCGAAAGGATTCTTCCCACACATTCTTCGAAATTGGCTGATTCCATACCTTGTGCCCCTTCTTTTGAAATTCGATTTTGCCCGGGCCAGAATCTTCCGGGGGGCGTCGCAGCTCGTCTGCAACTATAGAGGCAGCACTCTTTGCCAGTCTGGTAAAGGGAGCGTGCAGCCTGGCGACCGTCTCCCGTGGGTTGAAATCAACGATGTGGACAATTTTTCGACTCTACGAGATGTTTCTTGGCAGCTCCATATCTACGGGGATTCTGTGACGGAATTTGAAAAGTGGGCCCGGGAGATGAAAGTGAAGGTTTTTACTTTCCATTGGCACGATCAATATGGCAAAGTCGGGCTTGTCAAGAATGCTGTCTACTTGCTGCGACCTGATCAGTATATTGCAGGCATTTTTGAGGGCTCCTCTGTTAATGGGCTGGTCGAATACTTCACCACTCGGGGGTTTAACCTGGGCTGCGATTACGGAGGAGACTTTTGA